The Scophthalmus maximus strain ysfricsl-2021 chromosome 7, ASM2237912v1, whole genome shotgun sequence genome includes a window with the following:
- the LOC118318814 gene encoding neurturin, translating into MLWVVASLLTLVEDVFAEEDNKEAQSDIPRVLRQPPWPPAEDLGQDGSIHTPWPGAFGEWSLIQEEEIHQGRWRRSSRDPNPTRTSRRNRKKTKSTRDCHLERKEMRVRDLGLGYDSDEIVLFKYCVGTCHSSRRNYDLALKTLMDTGSISTKKVSSHPCCRPTRYETVSFMDTQTTWQTIKWLSAANCSCLG; encoded by the exons ATGTTGTGGGTGGTGGCGTCGTTGCTGACACTGGTGGAAGATGTGTTTGCTGAGGAGGACAATAAAGAGGCTCAGTCAGACATCCCGCGTGTCCTCAGGCAGCCCCCCTGGCCTCCTGCAGAGGACCTGGGACAAGACGGCAGTATCCACACACCCTGGCCCGGTGCCTTTG GAGAGTGGTCACTGatacaggaagaggaaattCACCAGGGCAGATGGCGGCGCTCCTCCCGAGACCCAAACCCGACCAGAACATCAAGGAGGAACCGCAAGAAGACCAAGAGCACCCGCGATTGCCATTTGGAGAGAAAGGAGATGCGGGTGCGGGATCTTGGCCTTGGCTATGACTCGGATGAGATAGTCCTCTTTAAGTACTGTGTTGGCACGTGCCACAGCTCCCGCAGGAACTATGACTTGGCCCTCAAGACTTTGATGGACACTGGGAGCATCTCCACCAAAAAGGTCAGTAGTCACCCCTGCTGTCGACCGACCCGCTATGAGACTGTGTCCTTCATGGACACCCAGACTACCTGGCAGACTATTAAGTGGCTCTCGGCAGCCAACTGTAGCTGTTTGGGCTGA